The following coding sequences lie in one Apium graveolens cultivar Ventura chromosome 1, ASM990537v1, whole genome shotgun sequence genomic window:
- the LOC141665612 gene encoding endoglucanase 25 yields MSIYGRDPWGGPLEIAADSATDDDRSRNLQDFDRAAISRPLDETQQSWLLGPGEQKKKRYVDLGCVIVSRKLFVWTVGTLLVAGLIAGFITLIVKTVPRHHPHPPPPDNYTLALRKALMFFNAQRSGKLPRHNNVSWRGNSGMNDGKSDPTWTLTKDLVGGFYDAGDAIKFNFPASFAMTLLSWSVIEYSGKYEAAGELNHVKEIIKWGTDYFLKSFNSSADSIDRLATQVGSGRTSAGSTTPNDHYCWMRPEDIDYPRPVTNCDKCSDLAAEMAAALASASIVFKDNKAYSEKLVHGAKTLFQFSRDKDKRGRYSSGNEAEFMYNSTSYWDEFVWGGAWLYYATGNSSYLSLSTNIEMARHAGAFWGGPDYGVFSWDNKLAGAQVLLTRLRLFLSPGYPYEEGLKTYHNQTSIFMCSFLPYFTSFNRTRGGLIQLNHGRPQPLQYVANAAFLAALYSDYLDAADTPGWYCGPNFYSTDVMRTFAETQIDYILGKNPRQMSYLVGYGNHYPKHVHHRGASIPKNKVKYNCKGGWKWRDSKKPNPNTIVGAMVAGPDRHDGFHDVRSNYNYTEPSLAGNAGLVAALVALSGDQKKIDKNTIFSAVPPMFPIPPPPPAPWKP; encoded by the exons ATGAGTATATATGGTAGAGATCCATGGGGTGGTCCATTAGAAATAGCAGCAGATTCAGCAACAGATGATGATCGGAGCAGGAACTTACAAGATTTCGACAGGGCTGCAATTTCTAGACCACTTGATGAGACTCAACAGAGCTGGCTTTTAGGCCCCGGTGAACAAAAAAAGAAGAGATATGTTGATCTTGGTTGTGTTATTGTCAGTAGAAAACTCTTTGTTTGGACTGTTGGAACTCTTTTGGTTGCTGGCCTTATTGCTGGTTTTATTACTCTTATTGTCAAGACCGTGCCACGTCATCATCCTCATCCTCCTCCTCCTGATAATTATACTCTTGCTTTGAGGAAGGCACTCATGTTCTTCAATGCTCAGCGTT CTGGGAAACTCCCGAGGCACAATAATGTTTCATGGAGGGGGAACTCTGGTATGAATGATGGCAAGTCAGATCCGACGTGGACTCTTACCAAAGATTTAGTGGGTGGTTTTTATGATGCCGGGGATGCAATAAAGTTCAACTTCCCTGCTTCCTTTGCTATGACATTGTTGAGCTGGAGTGTGATTGAATATAGTGGCAAGTATGAAGCTGCAGGAGAGCTTAATCACGTTAAAGAGATCATTAAGTGGGGTACTGACTACTTTCTCAAAAGTTTTAATTCTTCTGCTGACAGTATAGACCGTTTAGCGACACAG GTAGGATCGGGTCGAACCTCAGCTGGAAGTACAACTCCTAATGATCATTACTGTTGGATGCGTCCCGAGGATATTGATTACCCTCGACCAGTAACTAACTGTGATAAATGCTCAGACCTTGCTGCCGAGATGGCAGCTGCTTTGGCTTCTGCATCAATTGTTTTCAAAGACAATAAGGCTTATTCAGAGAAGCTTGTGCACGGTGCTAAAACTCTTTTTCAGTTTTCTAGGGATAAGGATAAGCGTGGCAGGTATAGTTCTGGGAATGAGGCAGAATTTATGTATAATTCCACGAGTTACTGGGATGAGTTTGTTTGGGGTGGAGCTTGGTTGTATTATGCTACGGGAAATAGCTCTTATCTCTCACTTTCGACTAATATCGAGATGGCCAGACATGCTGGTGCTTTTTGGGGAGGTCCGGATTATGGTGTATTTAGCTGGGACAACAAGCTTGCTGGAGCTCAA GTGCTTTTAACACGCTTGAGATTATTCTTAAGTCCTGGTTATCCATATGAAGAAGGTTTAAAGACGTATCACAATCAGACCAGCATATTCATGTGCTCTTTCCTTCCATACTTCACAAGCTTTAACAGAACTAGAG GAGGGTTGATCCAGTTAAATCATGGCAGACCTCAGCCTCTTCAGTATGTAGCTAATGCTGCCTTCTTGGCAGCATTGTATAGTGACTATCTTGATGCTGCAGATACACCTGGTTGGTATTGTGGACCTAATTTCTACTCAACTGATGTCATGCGTACCTTTGCCGAGACCCAG ATTGACTATATCCTAGGGAAAAACCCGAGACAGATGAGTTACCTTGTCGGGTATGGTAATCACTATCCGAAACATGTCCACCATAGAGGTGCATCCATTCCCAAGAACAAGGTCAAGTATAACTGTAAAGGAGGTTGGAAATGGAGGGATTCAAAGAAGCCTAATCCTAATACCATTGTAGGGGCTATGGTAGCCGGCCCCGACAGGCATGACGGATTCCATGACGTGCGCAGTAATTATAATTACACTGAGCCATCACTTGCAGGAAATGCTGGTTTAGTCGCTGCTCTGGTTGCTCTTTCAGGCGATCAGAAAAAAATAGACAAGAACACCATTTTTTCTGCAGTTCCGCCGATGTTTCCCATTCCACCACCACCACCGGCTCCTTGGAAACCATGA
- the LOC141696394 gene encoding uncharacterized protein LOC141696394, whose product MTSSPSYLKVASSNVSTSANVQVIDASHLYYLHPSNHPGLILITITLNEQNYNQWFRSMRIALSSKLKLGFVDETYDKPVNTTLLLHWNRCNDIIISWILNIVSSEIRQSVMYMSSAKDIWDDFSIRFALTNVPKLFKLRKKIASLK is encoded by the coding sequence ATGACGTCGTCTCCGTCTTACTTGAAGGTTGCCTCTAGTAATGTTTCAACATCTGCAAATGTTCAAGTTATTGATGCATCTCATCTGTATTACCTTCATCCTTCTAATCATCCAGGTTTGATATTGATTACTATCACTCTGAATGAGCAAAACTATAATCAATGGTTTAGATCTATGAGAATTGCTCTTTCCTCTAAGCTAAAGTTAGGTTTTGTGGATGAAACATATGATAAACCTGTTAATACCACTCTTCTTTTGCACTGGAATCGATGCAATGACATTATAATCTCATGGATTTTAAACATTGTTTCATCTGAAATTCGTCAGAGTGTTATGTATATGTCTAGTGCTAAAGACATTTGGgatgatttctccataagatttGCTCTAACAAATGTTCCTAAATTGTTCAAATTGAGAAAAAAAATTGCATCTCTAAAGTAA